The following proteins come from a genomic window of Bactrocera dorsalis isolate Fly_Bdor chromosome 6, ASM2337382v1, whole genome shotgun sequence:
- the LOC125779495 gene encoding uncharacterized protein LOC125779495, translated as MYKAIWASYFHNCSTDKNPQHDNCPIGENSWCSWQKARALGTLPSYKHDYEALPTDVATAIFPIYEDLSNETLLERCVGGFTQNNNESYNQLIWKITQKIIPAGSKIVEIAANIAAGVFNEGKTSLLYYMNAMGLSLGPNAHSYVSKEDAERISISDARAQGSTREGRMARRQQQLNVLEANDEAEGSSYGAGIDDTI; from the exons ATGTATAAAGCCATTTGGGCATCTTATTTTCATAACTGCTCTACAGATAAAAACCCTCAGCATGATAATTGCCCTATAGGAGAAAACTCGTGGTGTTCGTGGCAAAAAGCGCGAGCCTTGGGAACTTTGCCCAGCTATAAACATGATTATGAGGCCTTACCAACTGATGTTGCAACAGCTATTTTTCCAATTTACGAAGATCTGAGTAACGAAACATTATTGGAACGATGCGTTGGTGGTTTTACCCAGAACAATAATGAAAGTTATAATCAGCTGATATGgaaaataactcaaaaaattATTCCAGCTGGCTCTAAAATTGTAGAAATAGCTGCTAACATTGCAGCCGGGGTCTTTAATGAAGGTAAAACATCTCTTCTCTATTATATGAATGCTATGGGATTATCACTTGGACCCAATGCTCATTCCTACGTGAGTAAAGAGGACGCAGAGCGCATCTCAATTTCGGACGCAAGAGCGCAAGGATCGACGCGCGAGGGGAGGATGGCTCGTAGACAACAACAGTTAAACGTTTTGGAGGCAAACGACGAAGCAGAGGGTTCCTCTTATGGTGCTGGAATAGATGACACGAt aTAA